A window from Mytilus galloprovincialis chromosome 8, xbMytGall1.hap1.1, whole genome shotgun sequence encodes these proteins:
- the LOC143043446 gene encoding uncharacterized protein LOC143043446 yields MHGFMNFDVGQCRPCSRGFYGINCLSRCHCYMNEKCDHVKGCLKVLHSTTEAVTEHDHVEGTTFSAVEPTTDTHSKRGIDDSKLPILSIIGISTVLILLVFVSLICVCWKYKVPCKKRKLEEGPSNTETSIMHAEENQVYFLNQNG; encoded by the exons ATGCAcggatttatgaattttgatgtTGGCCAATGCAGACCTTGTTCCAGAGGATTCTACGGAATAAATTGTTTAAGCAGGTGTCACTGTTACATGAATGAGAA ATGCGACCACGTGAAAGGATGTCTAAAAGTTTTACACAGCACCACAGAAGCTGTCACAGAACATGACCATGTTGAag GAACAACGTTTTCAGCAGTGGAACCTACTACTGATACACATAGCAAAAGAG GCATCGATGACAGTAAACTACCGATACTATCGATTATAGGCATCAGCACAGTTTTGATACTACTAGTATTTGTCTCTCTCATTTGTGTTTGCTGGAAATATAAAGTACCTTGCAAGAAGAGAAAACTAGAAGAAGGTCCATCCAACACAGAAACCAGTATCATGCATGCAGAAGAGAACCAAGTTTATTTCCTAAATCAGAACGGatag